Proteins from one Rhodothermus sp. genomic window:
- a CDS encoding damage-control phosphatase ARMT1 family protein → MAPAIAVPPPLRGIDPHSFAERTVRERWPRIVARTIQENDFPEAINERLRTLHRELPEGPIRPIQDPGAPDLPLWNEWVAPYVGETWASAPWLFAEHYLYRRLLEATGYFQPGPTYLLDPFRKQKAEAFDPTAEIVGMLARAANERAAQPELTRTQLPLLIRTALWSNQLDLSMWSATEAPHHLGTDQETAHVLVDDTDALRAHLETVAPARVDLLADNAGFELLCDLVLIDGLLAADYARLVVLHLKAHPTFVSDALVVDVLEMLDMLAAAPDPAPRTLAERLRRYLADGRLHLSDSFIWNCPLPMRAFPKLPLADLARSDLVIAKGDANYRRLVDDAHWPFTTPFAEVVGYFPAPLLALRTLKAEVVVGLDTARIREVATQDPAWMTNGHWGVIQFYHPPSSP, encoded by the coding sequence CCAGGAAAACGACTTTCCCGAAGCTATCAACGAGCGGCTTCGCACGCTACATCGTGAACTTCCGGAGGGTCCTATCCGACCGATACAAGACCCGGGGGCGCCAGACCTGCCGCTCTGGAACGAATGGGTAGCCCCTTACGTAGGCGAAACCTGGGCTTCGGCGCCCTGGCTCTTCGCCGAACATTATCTGTACCGGCGCCTGCTGGAAGCCACCGGTTACTTCCAGCCCGGTCCCACCTATCTGCTTGATCCGTTCCGCAAGCAAAAGGCAGAAGCCTTCGACCCGACCGCTGAGATTGTGGGCATGCTGGCTCGGGCAGCCAATGAACGAGCAGCACAGCCGGAACTGACCCGTACCCAGCTACCCCTGCTGATACGCACGGCGCTCTGGAGCAACCAGCTCGACCTGAGCATGTGGTCGGCCACTGAGGCTCCTCACCACCTGGGCACCGACCAGGAAACAGCCCATGTGCTGGTTGACGACACTGACGCCCTGCGAGCCCATCTCGAAACCGTGGCGCCAGCCCGGGTCGACCTGCTGGCAGACAACGCTGGGTTCGAATTGCTATGTGATCTGGTCCTCATCGATGGACTCCTGGCCGCCGACTATGCTCGCCTCGTCGTGCTGCATCTGAAAGCACATCCCACATTCGTCTCCGATGCGCTCGTCGTAGATGTGCTGGAAATGCTCGACATGCTGGCCGCCGCCCCAGATCCTGCCCCTCGTACCCTGGCCGAACGCCTGCGACGATACCTGGCAGACGGCCGCCTGCACTTGTCGGATAGCTTCATCTGGAACTGTCCGCTACCCATGCGGGCTTTCCCGAAACTTCCGCTGGCCGATCTGGCCCGCTCCGATCTGGTTATTGCCAAGGGCGATGCCAACTATCGTCGCCTGGTGGACGATGCCCACTGGCCTTTCACCACCCCCTTTGCCGAAGTGGTCGGCTACTTTCCAGCCCCCCTACTGGCCCTGCGCACCCTCAAAGCAGAGGTGGTCGTAGGGCTGGATACAGCACGCATTCGCGAAGTCGCCACGCAGGATCCAGCCTGGATGACCAACGGCCACTGGGGGGTGATTCAGTTTTACCATCCCCCGAGCTCACCCTGA
- the rnc gene encoding ribonuclease III, which produces MRGVRCRLQNWLLRLTGKVTPAVSERLAVMRRLTGLPVQNLTLYEQALTHRSLLRGQPDSHLYSNERLEFLGDAVLGFIVAAYLYERFPDQNEGFLTRLRAKLVNRRALAQAARRLELSAYVQLSEHMERAGGRANDSILSDAFEALIGAIYLDLGLDAARTFVERALLAPLDLEALARQPDNYKSLLLEFAQARGWPQPRYRVVAEEGPSHARTFTVEAWIGNRRLGRGTAGSKKQAEQRAAREALVRLQAAGSVGEERA; this is translated from the coding sequence ATGCGTGGCGTACGCTGTCGCTTGCAAAACTGGCTGCTGCGGTTGACCGGTAAAGTAACGCCAGCAGTATCTGAACGGCTGGCGGTGATGCGGCGTCTGACAGGGTTGCCGGTTCAGAACCTGACCCTTTATGAACAGGCGCTGACACATCGGAGCTTGCTACGTGGACAACCCGATAGTCACCTGTATTCCAACGAGCGACTGGAGTTTTTGGGGGACGCAGTGCTGGGGTTTATTGTAGCGGCCTATCTGTATGAGCGTTTTCCGGATCAAAACGAAGGCTTTCTGACCCGGCTGCGGGCCAAGCTGGTCAATCGTAGGGCGCTGGCACAGGCGGCGCGTCGGTTGGAGTTGAGCGCATATGTGCAGCTGAGTGAACACATGGAGCGGGCGGGGGGACGGGCGAACGACTCGATCCTGTCCGATGCGTTTGAAGCATTAATCGGGGCGATTTATCTGGATCTGGGACTGGATGCGGCGCGAACGTTTGTAGAGCGCGCGCTACTGGCACCGCTCGATTTGGAAGCGTTGGCCCGACAGCCGGATAACTACAAAAGCCTGTTGCTTGAGTTTGCACAGGCTCGGGGATGGCCGCAACCGCGTTATCGGGTAGTGGCCGAGGAAGGGCCCAGCCATGCGCGGACGTTTACCGTAGAGGCCTGGATCGGAAACCGACGACTGGGGCGCGGCACGGCCGGTAGCAAGAAACAGGCGGAGCAACGGGCCGCCCGCGAAGCGCTTGTCCGATTGCAGGCGGCTGGGTCAGTCGGGGAAGAGCGGGCCTGA
- a CDS encoding NAD(P)/FAD-dependent oxidoreductase, whose protein sequence is MAQDRPRVVIVGAGFGGLTLARALHRLPVEVVLIDRQNYHTFQPLLYQVATAGLEPEEIAHAVRGIFQGRRNVRFVMGTVVGVDWNAQAVLLEDGDRIPFDYLVLAAGAVTNYFGIEGAAEYAFPLKTLEDAIALRSHIIRQFEEADRHPERIREGLLNIVVVGGGPTGIEMAGALVEWFELVFRKDYPHLPMNRARVLLVEALDTVLSSYDVRLQQYARQQLRRRGVELHLGDPVARVTSEAVYLQSGERIPTRTVIWAAGVRACPLADRLGLPQTRGGRIEVEADLRVPGYPNVFVIGDLAASRDEAGRLHPQMAPVAIQGARHVARQIQRLLQGQETEPFRYRHRGIMATIGRHAAVAELKSNVRLTGPLAWFAWLALHLVQLIGFRNRLQVLINWAWNYFTYDRSARLIFHIHPVPADYLPEYVTSKATTDA, encoded by the coding sequence ATGGCACAGGATCGTCCTCGTGTGGTGATTGTAGGTGCGGGATTCGGCGGGCTGACGCTGGCACGAGCGCTGCATCGTCTGCCCGTTGAAGTCGTGTTGATCGACCGCCAGAACTACCATACGTTTCAGCCGCTTCTCTACCAGGTAGCTACGGCGGGCCTGGAGCCGGAGGAAATTGCACACGCCGTGCGCGGTATTTTTCAGGGACGGCGAAACGTCCGGTTCGTGATGGGTACGGTCGTGGGGGTCGACTGGAACGCGCAGGCGGTGTTGCTGGAAGACGGCGATCGCATCCCCTTTGACTATCTGGTACTGGCCGCCGGAGCCGTTACCAATTATTTCGGCATTGAAGGCGCTGCCGAATACGCCTTCCCGCTCAAGACGCTTGAAGATGCGATCGCACTGCGCAGCCATATCATTCGCCAGTTTGAGGAAGCCGATCGGCATCCGGAGCGCATCCGGGAAGGCCTGCTCAACATCGTGGTGGTAGGCGGCGGCCCGACCGGCATCGAAATGGCAGGTGCTCTGGTGGAATGGTTCGAACTGGTCTTCCGCAAAGACTATCCCCACCTGCCCATGAACCGGGCCCGCGTGCTCCTTGTCGAAGCGCTCGACACCGTACTCTCCTCCTATGATGTGCGACTCCAACAGTATGCCCGCCAGCAACTTCGCCGCCGGGGCGTCGAGCTGCATCTGGGGGACCCTGTCGCCCGCGTCACGTCGGAGGCCGTTTATCTGCAGAGTGGCGAACGTATTCCCACGCGGACCGTCATCTGGGCGGCCGGCGTGCGCGCCTGCCCCCTGGCCGACCGGCTGGGCCTGCCGCAGACGCGCGGTGGTCGCATTGAAGTCGAAGCCGACCTGCGCGTACCCGGCTATCCGAATGTCTTTGTCATTGGCGATCTGGCCGCCAGCCGCGACGAAGCAGGCCGCCTGCATCCCCAGATGGCACCTGTGGCTATCCAGGGCGCACGGCACGTGGCCCGACAGATCCAGCGCCTGCTGCAGGGTCAGGAAACAGAACCATTCCGTTATCGGCATCGGGGTATAATGGCCACCATCGGCCGCCATGCTGCCGTGGCCGAACTGAAAAGCAACGTACGCCTGACCGGCCCCCTGGCCTGGTTCGCCTGGCTTGCCCTTCACCTGGTACAACTGATCGGCTTCCGCAACCGCTTACAGGTCCTTATCAACTGGGCCTGGAACTACTTTACCTACGATCGCAGCGCCCGACTCATTTTCCACATCCACCCCGTCCCGGCCGACTATTTGCCCGAATATGTCACCAGCAAGGCAACTACCGACGCTTAA
- a CDS encoding cation:proton antiporter encodes MLLAGIGLPFLGELVALVVTSVLIAYLCYQIRLVPIVGFLLAGVLIGPGVLGLVRNETLIQSTAEIGVILLLFTIGIEFRLDQLRRIWRELLLGGGLQVGLTTIVVLGLLLGLGIEMRAALFTGFLVALSSTAIVLSVLSDRQETDTVIGRLAVAMLIFQDLAIVAMVLLVPVLGGGHGSALDTLQALGQALLVVGGVLVLARQIVPWLLERIAYTRRHELFLLTVVAICFGTAWLTSLFGVSLALGAFLAGLVVSESTYSEYALSEILPLKALFNAIFFVSVGMLLDVLFVLTQPLLVTGIVLGVLLVKVGATAAAARLLGYPTRVALALGLSLAQIGEFSFVLAQAGRDVGLTPAGMGEAGTQGLLASTVLLMAVTPFLMALGRRLNAQLLRREPPAPAPPVEKAVLEDHVIVVGYGPAGQRLVRVLREAGIPFIVIELNPHTVRTARHEDIPILYGDASRRHILEHAAIERAKVCVVAINDEDATRRIVELARFLNPTLQIIVRTRFLRDVEVLQRVGADIVVPEELETSVRIFTQVLQAYFVPEDEIQRQVAAIRAGDYRIFRGSIQEAHLMVLQGLDEEGLHTRAVVVREGAPVAGKTLAELNLRQRYGLTVLAVRRGNRTIGSPAGDFRIKPGDRLVLIGLADQFARCAELFRPPRPRAAAT; translated from the coding sequence ATGCTGCTGGCAGGCATTGGATTACCCTTTCTGGGAGAGCTGGTGGCGCTTGTGGTGACGAGTGTCCTGATTGCCTATCTGTGCTATCAAATTCGGCTGGTACCCATTGTGGGGTTCCTGCTGGCTGGTGTGCTGATTGGTCCGGGGGTGCTGGGTCTGGTTCGTAATGAAACGCTCATTCAGAGTACCGCCGAGATCGGCGTCATTTTGCTGCTGTTCACCATTGGGATTGAGTTCAGGTTAGACCAGCTCCGGCGCATCTGGCGTGAGCTGTTGCTGGGTGGAGGATTGCAGGTGGGCCTGACCACGATCGTGGTGCTTGGGCTACTGCTGGGACTGGGCATCGAGATGCGTGCGGCACTTTTTACAGGCTTTCTGGTGGCGCTCAGCAGCACAGCCATTGTACTGAGCGTGCTCAGCGACCGTCAGGAGACCGATACGGTGATTGGGCGGCTGGCAGTGGCCATGCTCATTTTCCAGGATCTGGCGATTGTCGCCATGGTGCTGCTGGTGCCGGTGCTGGGTGGCGGGCATGGCTCGGCACTTGATACGCTGCAGGCGTTGGGGCAGGCCTTGCTGGTAGTAGGTGGTGTGCTCGTGCTGGCTCGTCAGATCGTCCCCTGGTTGCTGGAGCGCATTGCCTATACGCGTCGTCACGAGCTGTTTTTGCTGACGGTGGTGGCTATCTGCTTCGGGACAGCCTGGCTGACCAGCCTGTTTGGTGTTAGCCTGGCCCTGGGAGCTTTCCTGGCAGGATTGGTTGTCAGCGAAAGCACCTATAGCGAATACGCGTTGAGTGAGATTCTGCCGCTTAAAGCCCTGTTCAATGCGATTTTCTTTGTATCGGTAGGAATGCTGCTGGACGTGTTGTTTGTGCTGACGCAGCCTTTGCTGGTGACGGGCATTGTGCTGGGGGTGTTGCTGGTCAAAGTGGGGGCCACGGCGGCTGCTGCGCGTCTGCTGGGGTATCCAACGCGGGTGGCGCTGGCGCTCGGACTGTCGCTGGCGCAAATCGGAGAGTTTTCGTTTGTGCTGGCGCAGGCCGGACGCGACGTGGGGCTCACTCCGGCCGGTATGGGGGAGGCCGGCACGCAGGGCCTGCTGGCTTCGACCGTACTGCTTATGGCCGTCACGCCGTTTTTGATGGCGCTTGGGCGACGGTTGAACGCACAGCTGCTCCGACGTGAACCTCCTGCGCCCGCACCCCCTGTGGAAAAAGCGGTGCTCGAAGACCATGTGATCGTGGTGGGCTATGGACCCGCCGGGCAACGTCTGGTACGGGTACTTCGGGAAGCCGGCATTCCTTTTATAGTCATCGAACTCAATCCACATACTGTTCGGACCGCCCGGCACGAGGACATCCCTATTCTGTATGGTGATGCCAGTCGCCGGCACATTCTGGAGCATGCGGCAATCGAGCGGGCCAAAGTATGTGTGGTGGCCATTAACGACGAGGACGCTACGCGACGCATCGTAGAGCTGGCGCGTTTCTTAAACCCGACGCTGCAGATCATCGTACGCACGCGCTTTTTGCGGGATGTAGAAGTGCTTCAGCGGGTTGGTGCCGACATTGTGGTGCCCGAAGAGCTGGAAACGTCCGTGCGCATCTTTACGCAGGTGCTGCAGGCTTACTTTGTACCGGAGGATGAAATTCAGCGGCAGGTCGCGGCAATTCGTGCGGGCGACTATCGGATTTTCCGGGGCAGTATTCAGGAGGCCCATCTGATGGTGCTTCAGGGACTCGACGAAGAAGGGCTGCATACGCGTGCAGTAGTGGTGCGCGAAGGAGCTCCCGTAGCGGGTAAGACGCTGGCCGAGCTGAACCTGCGTCAGCGTTATGGACTGACCGTGCTGGCTGTGCGGCGTGGCAATCGAACCATTGGCAGCCCGGCCGGTGACTTTCGCATCAAACCTGGCGATCGGCTTGTGCTGATCGGGCTGGCCGATCAGTTTGCCCGTTGCGCCGAGCTGTTCCGCCCGCCGCGTCCCCGAGCCGCAGCAACTTAA
- a CDS encoding transcriptional regulator: MLTVTLKLVTIVAERVLQERLLRELKALGARGYTLTEVSGEGSRGVRASEWEGHNVKIETIVSPNVADRIIEHIATHYFQYYAVIVYAQPVEVVRGDKYV; the protein is encoded by the coding sequence ATGCTGACTGTAACGCTCAAGCTGGTAACCATTGTGGCCGAACGTGTGCTGCAGGAGCGTTTACTGCGTGAGCTTAAAGCGCTGGGTGCCCGCGGCTACACGCTGACCGAGGTGTCGGGTGAGGGATCACGCGGCGTACGGGCTAGCGAATGGGAGGGCCACAATGTAAAGATCGAGACAATCGTCAGTCCAAACGTGGCCGATCGGATCATTGAGCACATTGCTACGCATTACTTTCAGTACTATGCCGTGATTGTTTATGCCCAGCCCGTCGAGGTAGTACGGGGAGACAAATACGTTTGA